A segment of the Leptospiraceae bacterium genome:
AACACAAATTCCAAATCGAAGATATTTTGATGAAAAAATTCAAGCAGAATGGAATAGGCTTGCAAGAGAGAAAAATCACTTTCTTTAATTATATTTGATGTAGATTTTTTTAAACAATACAATGATTTCTATGGACATTTACACGGTGATGTTTGCCTAACACAAATAGCAGAAATTGCATTAAAGTCTATCAAAAGATCTGCGGACTTTGTGGCTCGTTATGGTGGAGAGGAGTTTATACTGGTTCTTCCGAATACGGAAAAAGATGGTGCTTTCTTAATTGCAGAACGGATTATGAAAAAACTAAAAAGGAAAGCTATTCCGCATCAAAAATCGACTATTAGCAAATTTGTTTCAATTAGTATAGGAATATCTACAATTATCCCCAACGTAAAAAAGTCTCCAAAAGAATTAATTTCTCTCGCAGACCAAGCATTGTATCTTTCCAAAGAACAGGGAAGAAATCGAATTTCTTATTTGTAACTAAAAGTAGTATTTAGAAATTAAATATCTTGACCTAATAAATAACTGTTTCCATAATTTGTTAGAGGTATTAAGATATGAAATTAATTATAATTTTGGTTTCAGCATTTTTATTTACGAATAATTGTTTGTATAGAGACGTAAAAGCTCCAATGACATTAAACAAAGCTACCATATATCAATTAACCACTGATGATTATCAAATTTTAGGAAAGGTAGAAGCGGAAGGTGTAATTAAGGATTATGTATTTCTTGTAAGCATGGGAGGAAATGGCTTTAGCATACTCGAAGAAAAGGCCAAAAAGATGGGTGCTGATGATATAATGAATTACACATTTGACATTGAACAATATGGAATTTTTATTTTTTACAATACGTATACTTGGAAGGCACGAGGAGTAGCAATCAAATACAGAGATAAGGCTACCAAATAATTTTAATGGAAAATTCAAATAATAAACCACTCTAAGAGAATTTTAAAAAATAAAGAGTAAATAAGATTTTGAGAATATTAGGAAATTCTAATGAAGTGATCGGATTAATAACCTGCGGCGGTAAACCCGACGCTAGGCGCATCGTTCATTCGAATATTTGTTTCACCTTGTGAAAGGTGAAATAGTAAAATAATTTAGAAATTCAATGTACAATAAATACGTTTTACTAATACTTATATCATTCAATTTATCACAAACTATATTTTCCCAAGCCAATTCGGAAAGTTCTAAAAATTCTGAATTAGAAAAACAAAAACTTCAATATGAATTAGATGAACTGGAAAATCGAAAAGAAATTATCAGGGATCGAATTTTAGAATTAGAGAAATCGACAGATTTAAAAGGAAACTAGTTTAAAAAACGAAGAAGAATTTTTTAAACTCGAAGACAGCATTGTAATTACTGCCTCGAAAAGAGAACAGAAAGTAACTGACGCACCTTCTGCTATTTACGTAATTACAGATAAACAAATTAGAGAAAGAGGATATAGATGGTTATCCGATGCCTTGAAAGATACACCCGGATTTGATATTCCAAAATATGTATGGACAATTTCCTACTTTATTTCACCAGAGAGGAATTGTAGGAAATAACCAAAGAACTTTTATTTTATATAGATGGACTGCCTGACATGGGAATTAGCGAACAGTCTGTTAGATCGGGCAATACTGAATATCCGTTACATAATGTTAAAAGAATCGAAATACTTGCAGGACCCGCGGCTGCCTTACACGGTAGTGGTGCTTTTAGCGGAACAATTAATATAATCACGAAAGATGGTAAAGGTAATCCAGGCAACAGTATAGATGTCACTTATGGGACATGGGAGAGTAATTTTAGAAATCCTAGTTACATGACTAATTTTTCAGTGCGTGGAAGTGGTAAACAAGACGAGTCTTTTCAATATAGTGTAAGCGGGTATTATTATAAAACGCAAGGGCCTAATTTTGGACAAAATCAGCATTTAGATAAAAAAATATTAATCCAAATAATGTGGATTATGCGCTTGAATCAAATGCATGTGGAGGCATTTGTAAGCCTGATGGAAATTCAGTTGGATACTACTGGAGTCCGAAATATAATATGTCAGGAGCGGATACTTATAATATATCCGGTAAATTAAGTGTAGGAGGTTTTCGATTTCAAACAATTAATTGGCAGTATTTGCAGGGTGCAGGGACATTCAATAATGGGACATACGTATCGGATTTTAAGGAAAGAGGTTTAGAAACAAATAATTTTGATTCAAGAAATAATTTTCGTCGTGTCGGATTAATTTACGGTATTAGCCCTGCAGGCTCTAGAGGAAGTGAAATTCATAATCGACAAAATGCTCTGAGTGTTGGATATCTTTATAAGTTTAATGCTCGAACTAGTATAGATTCAGAAGTTTTTGCAAGACAGACTGATGTTATCAGTTCTACTTTCAACGAAAACTTAAAAAAAGTCGGACCCAATTCAGAATATAGACCTGGTGGTTTTAATTTGGCTACTTTTTCTAGACCGGATTATTCTTATGGGATAAGAGAAACTTTTGAGTATACAAAAAATCAACATTTATCAACTATTTCTGGACTTGAGGGAACTTACTTTAACATACCCAAAGGTAATTCACCATTAACTGCTATAGATAGATTTGAAATTCGAAATTTAGCATTATATTTACAGCAAGCTTATCGACCGTTAGAAGATTTAACTCTTACTGCTGGATATCGTTACGATTATAATTCGGTCTTCGGAGAAATTCACACTCCTAGGTTTGCGGCTATTTACAATTTAACAAAAAATTTTACTTTAAAGGGTCTTTTAGGTAGTGGGTTTCGTGCCCCGACAGGGCAAGAGATGTTTGCAACTTCAGCTGTAAGAAAATTGAATTCAAATTTAAAACCAGAAAGACTTAAATCCACCGAGTTAGGCTTTGGATATCGATTTTTGAGTAATTATTACTTATCCGTTATGAGTTATTATAGTAGTATATCGGATATAATCATTGATGCGCAAACTTTTGAAGCTAATCCGCAAAGACCTGGATCTTTTTTCTCACAAAATCAAAATATCGGAGGAGCAAAAATTTACGGAACTGAAATCTCGACAGAGTTTAAGTTTACTGATAAACTTAAGGTATTTTTTAATTATACTTACAACAAAGGAACTTATACAGACATAATTGGGGCAGTTCCTTCCACGCAAGGAAGGGTAGGAGACGATTATATTATTGATATTTTTAATAAAATAATGAAAACAAATGCAGTTCCGAACACTGGTGCAATTCCCGTTATCGCACCTCATAAAGCGAATATAGGCTTTACATATTATATTTTAAATAAACTTTCATTTCATATCGGAATTAATTATTCAGACGTTAGACGTAATATTGCAACTAATCCAGTTAAATCTACTGAAAAATATATAATGGGGAAATTAAATATAAGATGGGAGGATTTGTTTTATAATGGAATGTTTATGCAAATCCAGGTTTATAATTTATCGAATACTCAATATTTTGATCCAGGAGCAAGGTCAGCTAACGGACAGCAATTTGCTACTTTACTTCCATTAGAAAGACGTAATATATGGTTTTCCGTTGGATATAATTTTTAAACTAGAATTTGAATTG
Coding sequences within it:
- a CDS encoding TonB-dependent receptor, whose amino-acid sequence is MSGADTYNISGKLSVGGFRFQTINWQYLQGAGTFNNGTYVSDFKERGLETNNFDSRNNFRRVGLIYGISPAGSRGSEIHNRQNALSVGYLYKFNARTSIDSEVFARQTDVISSTFNENLKKVGPNSEYRPGGFNLATFSRPDYSYGIRETFEYTKNQHLSTISGLEGTYFNIPKGNSPLTAIDRFEIRNLALYLQQAYRPLEDLTLTAGYRYDYNSVFGEIHTPRFAAIYNLTKNFTLKGLLGSGFRAPTGQEMFATSAVRKLNSNLKPERLKSTELGFGYRFLSNYYLSVMSYYSSISDIIIDAQTFEANPQRPGSFFSQNQNIGGAKIYGTEISTEFKFTDKLKVFFNYTYNKGTYTDIIGAVPSTQGRVGDDYIIDIFNKIMKTNAVPNTGAIPVIAPHKANIGFTYYILNKLSFHIGINYSDVRRNIATNPVKSTEKYIMGKLNIRWEDLFYNGMFMQIQVYNLSNTQYFDPGARSANGQQFATLLPLERRNIWFSVGYNF